The Streptomyces sp. DH-12 genome has a window encoding:
- a CDS encoding peroxiredoxin: MSARVERGDTVEDFAAPDETGTVRRLSELLADGPVVLFFYPAALSPGCTAQACRFRDLAAEFAEAGARPVGVSADPVERQAEFAGRHTLGMPLLSDADGAVRELFGVKRGISVAPTKRATFVIGQDRTVLEVVRSELRMNAHADKALAALRAHRG, encoded by the coding sequence ATGAGCGCGCGCGTGGAGAGGGGCGACACGGTCGAGGACTTCGCCGCCCCGGACGAGACCGGCACCGTCCGCCGGCTGTCCGAGCTGCTCGCCGACGGCCCGGTGGTGCTGTTCTTCTACCCCGCCGCCCTGAGCCCCGGCTGCACCGCGCAGGCCTGCCGCTTCCGTGACCTCGCCGCCGAGTTCGCCGAGGCGGGCGCCCGCCCGGTCGGCGTCAGCGCGGACCCGGTCGAACGGCAGGCCGAGTTCGCCGGCCGGCACACCCTCGGCATGCCCCTGCTGTCCGACGCCGACGGGGCGGTCCGCGAGCTGTTCGGCGTCAAGCGGGGCATCTCCGTGGCCCCCACCAAGCGGGCCACCTTCGTCATCGGCCAGGACCGGACCGTCCTGGAGGTCGTACGCAGCGAACTGCGCATGAACGCGCACGCGGACAAGGCGCTCGCCGCCCTGCGCGCCCACCGGGGCTGA
- the hemC gene encoding hydroxymethylbilane synthase, producing the protein MRVVSRDSPMALAQVERVRAELAAARPGTRTEVVPVRTTGDKWLGDLSQVEGKGAFTKEVDAALLAGEADLAVHCVKDVPADRPLPAGTVFAAFLKRDDVRDALVHPDGLTLDELPPGTRIGTSSVRRVAQLAATHPQLRCVPLRGNANRRLAKLAEGEVDALLLAAAGLERIGRSDVISEVLSPDMMLPPVGAGVLALQCREGDTGLIEAAAVLDDPGTHRETTAERMLLHVLQGHCNSPIAGLARVDRSGELSLRACVFTPDGKTRLNAHEWAGRLDPATLGTSVAVALLRQGAREVIDGIPH; encoded by the coding sequence ATCCGTGTCGTCTCCCGCGACTCGCCCATGGCACTCGCCCAGGTGGAGCGCGTGCGGGCGGAGTTGGCCGCGGCCCGCCCCGGAACGCGCACCGAGGTCGTCCCGGTGCGCACGACCGGGGACAAGTGGCTGGGCGACCTGTCGCAGGTGGAGGGCAAGGGCGCGTTCACCAAGGAGGTGGACGCCGCGCTGCTGGCCGGGGAGGCGGACCTCGCGGTGCACTGCGTGAAGGACGTGCCCGCCGACCGGCCGCTCCCCGCGGGCACGGTGTTCGCGGCGTTCCTGAAACGGGACGACGTCCGCGACGCGCTGGTGCACCCGGACGGCCTCACCCTGGACGAGCTGCCGCCCGGCACCCGGATCGGGACCTCGTCGGTGCGCCGGGTCGCCCAGCTCGCCGCCACCCATCCGCAGCTGCGGTGCGTGCCGCTGCGCGGGAACGCCAACCGGAGGCTCGCGAAGCTCGCGGAGGGCGAGGTGGACGCGCTGCTGCTCGCGGCCGCCGGCCTGGAGCGGATCGGCCGGAGCGACGTGATCAGCGAGGTGCTGTCCCCCGACATGATGCTGCCGCCGGTCGGAGCGGGCGTCCTCGCGCTGCAGTGCCGGGAGGGCGACACCGGCCTGATCGAGGCGGCCGCCGTGCTCGACGACCCCGGCACCCACCGCGAGACCACCGCCGAGCGGATGCTGCTGCATGTGCTGCAGGGACACTGCAACAGCCCGATCGCGGGCCTCGCCCGGGTGGACCGGAGCGGTGAACTGTCCCTGCGCGCCTGCGTCTTCACCCCGGACGGCAAGACCCGGCTGAACGCCCACGAGTGGGCGGGGCGGCTGGACCCGGCGACGCTCGGCACCTCGGTCGCCGTGGCGCTGCTGCGTCAGGGCGCCCGTGAGGTCATCGACGGCATCCCGCACTGA
- a CDS encoding MarR family transcriptional regulator has translation MSTPSPSDVPASPEVVDIERALYRITYLTSRARQHERLMAAAGVPLDRPGAALLRKMADARPMRPGELAARLGVEASHVTRTVQHLEKSGHVVRVPDPDDRRAQRIELTDAGREAVLRIRETGVRGVQAALAHWSPDDLRQLATLFHRMVDDFLTHAENADAPSTATD, from the coding sequence ATGTCCACACCCTCGCCTTCCGACGTCCCCGCCTCCCCGGAGGTGGTCGACATCGAGCGCGCGCTGTACCGCATCACGTACCTCACGTCGCGCGCCCGGCAGCACGAGCGGCTGATGGCCGCGGCGGGCGTGCCGCTCGACCGGCCCGGAGCGGCGCTGCTGCGGAAGATGGCCGACGCCCGGCCGATGCGGCCGGGGGAGTTGGCGGCGCGGCTGGGTGTGGAGGCGTCGCACGTCACGCGCACGGTGCAGCACCTGGAGAAGTCCGGCCACGTCGTCCGCGTCCCCGACCCGGACGACCGCCGCGCCCAGCGCATCGAGCTCACCGACGCCGGCCGGGAGGCCGTCCTCCGGATCCGCGAGACCGGGGTCCGCGGCGTGCAGGCCGCCCTGGCCCACTGGTCCCCGGACGACCTGCGGCAGCTCGCCACCCTCTTCCACCGCATGGTCGACGACTTCCTCACCCACGCGGAGAACGCGGACGCGCCGTCCACGGCCACGGACTGA
- a CDS encoding SpoIIE family protein phosphatase — protein sequence MDDASAALVVDARGVVTGWSEGARRLTGFSADEAVGRPVRDLLAGGPGGRHDPPGRPAVPVEVVTVRHRDGHPVTLRLTVCPVRGPGDADAGYVVTAVPAGAEETTLAGQVFEQSSLPISVLDTEHRFVRINAAACEELGGSEQDLLGRPFLDVAGAEEGARSIDRHMRTVAETGRPLRDETYSQAAAADPDQQAWDVEMWPVRDAAGRLAATALAGLDSTEQHRARRRLVLLDEAAAALGTTLDVIRTAEELVELLVPDFADFAAVDLLDWVLDAEAPPLRGDAEAVLRRAAHASSGPGAPDTVVPLGRADVHPPYSPPARALREGRAVIARTGEPDFDRWMAERGAEALRTRTTRPPGIHAELAVPLRARGTTLGVALAVRNVRRDGFAADDALLAEEIASRAAVSVDNARRFARERATALTLQHSLLPGVLPGQAAVEIAHRYLPSASAAGIGGDWFDVIPLSGTRVALVVGDVVGHGIPSTATMGRLCTAVRTLADVDLPPEELLTHLDDLVTHLAADDREDVPELGATCLYAVYDPVSRRLTVAAAGHPAPALLMPDGACRLVPLNPGPPLGVGGLPFEATELELPEGCVVAFYTDGLVQGRGRDLDHATRELCRALAAPAESLDALCDVVLKAVLPEEPGDDVALLLARTRALGAGQVAARDVSPDPGAVQAVRQWAVDLLSAWELDDIAFVTELVVSELVTNAIRYGEPPIRLRLIRDRTLICEVTDASPTSPHLRRAHAFDEGGRGLLLVAQLTQRWGSRQADGGKTIWAEQALPRR from the coding sequence ATGGACGACGCCTCCGCCGCGCTGGTCGTCGATGCCCGCGGCGTCGTGACGGGGTGGAGCGAGGGAGCCCGGCGGCTGACCGGGTTCTCCGCCGACGAGGCCGTGGGACGCCCCGTACGGGACCTGCTCGCCGGGGGACCGGGCGGCCGGCACGACCCGCCCGGCCGTCCCGCTGTGCCCGTGGAAGTCGTCACGGTGCGTCACCGCGACGGACACCCGGTGACGCTCCGGCTGACGGTCTGCCCCGTCCGTGGTCCCGGGGACGCGGACGCCGGGTACGTGGTCACCGCCGTGCCCGCCGGAGCGGAGGAGACGACGCTGGCCGGCCAGGTCTTCGAACAGTCGTCCCTGCCGATCTCGGTGCTCGACACCGAGCACCGCTTCGTCCGGATCAACGCCGCCGCCTGTGAGGAGCTGGGCGGGTCCGAGCAGGACCTGCTCGGCCGGCCCTTCCTCGACGTCGCCGGTGCGGAGGAAGGCGCCCGCAGTATCGACCGGCACATGCGCACGGTCGCCGAGACCGGCCGTCCCCTGCGCGACGAGACCTACAGCCAGGCCGCCGCCGCCGACCCGGACCAGCAGGCGTGGGACGTGGAGATGTGGCCCGTGCGCGACGCCGCCGGCCGGCTGGCCGCCACCGCGCTGGCCGGCCTGGACAGCACCGAACAGCACCGCGCACGGCGCCGGCTGGTGCTGCTCGACGAGGCCGCCGCGGCCCTCGGCACCACCCTCGACGTGATCCGCACCGCCGAGGAACTCGTGGAACTCCTGGTGCCGGACTTCGCCGACTTCGCCGCCGTCGACCTGCTCGACTGGGTGCTCGACGCGGAGGCGCCCCCGCTCAGGGGCGACGCCGAGGCCGTCCTGCGCCGTGCGGCGCACGCCTCGTCGGGACCGGGTGCGCCCGACACCGTCGTCCCCCTCGGCCGCGCCGACGTCCACCCGCCCTACTCACCGCCCGCCCGGGCGCTGCGCGAGGGCAGAGCGGTCATCGCCCGGACCGGCGAACCGGACTTCGACCGGTGGATGGCCGAACGCGGCGCCGAGGCGCTGCGCACGCGCACCACGAGGCCCCCCGGTATCCACGCGGAGCTCGCCGTGCCGCTGCGCGCCCGCGGCACCACGCTCGGCGTGGCGCTCGCCGTCCGCAACGTCCGCCGCGACGGGTTCGCCGCCGACGACGCCCTGCTGGCCGAGGAGATCGCCAGCAGGGCCGCCGTCAGCGTCGACAACGCCCGACGCTTCGCCCGGGAACGCGCCACCGCGCTGACCCTGCAGCACAGCCTGCTGCCGGGGGTGCTGCCCGGGCAGGCCGCCGTCGAGATCGCCCACCGCTACCTGCCCTCCGCGTCCGCGGCCGGCATCGGCGGCGACTGGTTCGACGTCATCCCGCTGTCCGGCACCCGGGTCGCCCTGGTCGTCGGGGACGTCGTCGGACACGGCATCCCCTCCACGGCCACCATGGGCCGGCTCTGCACGGCCGTGCGCACCCTCGCGGACGTCGACCTGCCGCCCGAGGAACTGCTCACCCACCTGGACGACCTGGTCACCCACCTCGCCGCGGACGACCGCGAGGACGTGCCGGAACTCGGCGCCACCTGCCTGTACGCCGTCTACGACCCGGTCTCCCGCCGTCTGACGGTGGCCGCCGCCGGACACCCCGCGCCCGCCCTGCTGATGCCCGACGGCGCCTGCCGGCTCGTGCCGCTGAACCCGGGGCCGCCACTGGGCGTGGGCGGGCTGCCGTTCGAGGCGACCGAACTGGAGCTGCCGGAGGGCTGCGTCGTCGCCTTCTACACCGACGGGCTCGTCCAGGGCCGGGGCCGCGACCTCGACCACGCCACCCGGGAGCTGTGCCGTGCCCTCGCGGCGCCCGCCGAGTCGCTGGACGCCCTGTGCGACGTCGTGCTCAAGGCGGTGCTGCCCGAGGAGCCCGGCGACGACGTCGCCCTGCTGCTCGCCCGCACCCGCGCCCTGGGCGCCGGACAGGTCGCCGCACGGGACGTCTCCCCGGACCCCGGCGCGGTGCAGGCCGTGCGGCAGTGGGCGGTCGACCTGCTGTCCGCCTGGGAGCTGGACGACATCGCCTTCGTCACCGAACTCGTGGTCAGCGAGCTGGTCACCAATGCCATCCGCTACGGGGAGCCCCCGATCCGGCTGCGGCTGATCCGCGACCGCACCCTCATCTGCGAGGTCACCGATGCCAGCCCCACCTCGCCCCATCTGCGCCGGGCGCACGCCTTCGACGAGGGCGGCCGGGGACTGCTGCTGGTGGCCCAGCTCACCCAGCGCTGGGGGAGCCGGCAGGCGGACGGCGGCAAGACCATCTGGGCGGAACAGGCCCTCCCGCGCCGCTGA
- a CDS encoding VOC family protein has translation MNHDTTSPSGATGVVSAHTVYGAPCWVSLTSHDLRTTEDFYGAVLGWEWRPMRLGDRFRVALADGRPVAGVAAVAGMWQTAVAWTPYFAVRSADEAAARVQERGGTAAVGPISLPPGRAALLADRDGATFGVWEGELFSDWHTWRQAQLAFIRLHTRDAFDAAIFYGEVFDWASGGPGGCEVNYEGEEVVLRSGGAVVALITSGALGSAPDPRIRPHWQVHFTVPDVAACARAAAEHGGGVLSLDPEEAVLSDNEGARFTVTSRRGH, from the coding sequence ATGAACCACGACACGACCTCCCCCTCCGGCGCGACGGGCGTCGTCTCGGCGCACACCGTCTACGGGGCGCCCTGCTGGGTGAGTCTGACCAGCCACGACCTCAGGACGACCGAGGACTTCTACGGCGCCGTCCTGGGCTGGGAGTGGCGTCCGATGCGGCTGGGCGACCGGTTCCGGGTCGCCCTGGCGGACGGCCGGCCGGTGGCGGGCGTCGCCGCGGTCGCCGGAATGTGGCAGACGGCGGTGGCGTGGACGCCGTACTTCGCGGTGCGCAGCGCCGACGAGGCGGCGGCGCGGGTGCAGGAGCGCGGCGGGACCGCCGCGGTCGGCCCCATCTCCCTGCCGCCGGGGCGCGCGGCGCTGCTCGCGGACCGGGACGGGGCGACGTTCGGCGTGTGGGAGGGCGAGCTGTTCTCCGACTGGCACACCTGGCGCCAGGCGCAGCTGGCGTTCATCCGGCTGCACACCCGTGACGCGTTCGACGCGGCGATCTTCTACGGCGAGGTCTTCGACTGGGCGTCCGGCGGTCCCGGCGGCTGCGAGGTGAACTACGAGGGCGAGGAAGTGGTGCTGCGCAGCGGCGGGGCCGTGGTGGCGCTCATCACCTCGGGTGCGCTGGGGTCGGCGCCCGACCCGCGGATCCGGCCGCACTGGCAGGTCCACTTCACCGTGCCGGACGTGGCCGCCTGCGCCCGCGCCGCCGCGGAGCACGGGGGCGGCGTGCTGTCCCTGGACCCCGAGGAGGCGGTGCTGAGCGACAACGAGGGCGCCCGGTTCACGGTCACCTCGCGCCGCGGGCACTGA
- a CDS encoding aldo/keto reductase, with the protein MTSIPQHTLNDGTTLPALGLGTWPMDDAEAERAVTSALEAGYRLIDTAANYRNETGVGRAVAGAGVPREEIVVTTKLPGRHHGYEETLASFEESRARLGLEYVDLYLIHWPLPRVDRYVDSWKAMIKLREDGLVRSIGVSNFTPAHIGRLERETGVLPSVNQVELHPFFPQRELRAHHADKGVLTESWSPLGRGSRLLDDLAVAAVADAHGVTPAQAVLRWHVQLGALPVPKSSDPARQRANLDVFGFELDDAQMRTLSDRAHRRIGGDPEVHEEF; encoded by the coding sequence GTGACGAGCATCCCGCAGCACACCCTCAACGACGGCACCACGCTCCCCGCCCTGGGCCTGGGCACCTGGCCGATGGACGACGCCGAGGCGGAGCGGGCGGTGACGTCCGCCCTCGAGGCCGGCTACCGCCTGATCGACACGGCCGCCAACTACCGCAACGAGACCGGGGTGGGGCGGGCCGTGGCGGGCGCCGGCGTCCCGCGCGAGGAGATCGTCGTGACGACGAAGCTCCCCGGCCGTCACCACGGCTACGAGGAGACCCTCGCCTCCTTCGAGGAGTCCCGCGCCCGCCTCGGCCTGGAGTACGTCGACCTGTACCTGATCCACTGGCCGCTCCCCCGCGTCGACCGGTACGTCGACTCCTGGAAGGCGATGATCAAGCTCCGGGAGGACGGTCTGGTCCGCTCCATCGGCGTCTCCAACTTCACGCCCGCCCACATCGGACGGCTGGAGAGGGAGACCGGGGTGCTGCCCTCGGTCAACCAGGTCGAACTGCACCCGTTCTTCCCGCAGCGGGAGCTGCGCGCCCACCACGCGGACAAGGGCGTGCTCACCGAGAGCTGGAGCCCGCTGGGCCGCGGTTCGCGGCTGCTGGACGACCTCGCGGTGGCCGCCGTCGCCGACGCGCACGGCGTCACCCCGGCGCAGGCGGTGCTGCGCTGGCACGTCCAGCTCGGCGCGCTGCCGGTGCCGAAGTCGTCCGACCCCGCGCGGCAGCGCGCCAACCTGGACGTGTTCGGCTTCGAGCTGGACGACGCCCAGATGCGGACCCTCTCGGACCGGGCGCACCGGCGGATCGGCGGTGACCCGGAGGTGCACGAGGAGTTCTGA
- a CDS encoding NPP1 family protein encodes MSPNTPRTHARRWLTGLAAAVALVVAFPATAFAAPPPALPANADDLERTYQPAYDYDTDGCYSSPAIGPDGSVNTGLRPTGALNGDCRDASDLDNTNSYARATCNNGWCAVVYALYFEKDQALPGVGLGGHRHDWEHVVVWVRNDTVQYVATSRHGSFAIHPRSSVRFEGTHPKVVYHKDGIGTHCFRPASAGDEPPENHRGTWQYPPLVGWNGYPPGLREKLAAHDFGSAHFGLKDGSFASHLAAAKPSGIPFDPNG; translated from the coding sequence GTGTCACCGAACACGCCCCGTACGCACGCCAGGAGATGGCTGACCGGCCTGGCCGCCGCCGTCGCCCTGGTCGTCGCCTTCCCCGCCACGGCCTTCGCTGCTCCCCCGCCCGCGCTCCCCGCGAACGCCGACGACCTGGAGCGGACCTACCAGCCGGCCTACGACTACGACACCGACGGCTGCTACTCCTCCCCGGCGATCGGCCCCGACGGCTCGGTCAACACGGGCCTGAGACCGACCGGCGCCCTGAACGGCGACTGCCGTGACGCGTCCGACCTGGACAACACCAACAGCTATGCGCGCGCCACGTGCAACAACGGCTGGTGCGCCGTGGTCTACGCGCTGTACTTCGAGAAGGACCAGGCGCTGCCGGGCGTCGGCCTCGGCGGGCACCGCCACGACTGGGAGCACGTCGTGGTGTGGGTGCGGAACGACACCGTGCAGTACGTGGCGACGTCCCGGCACGGCTCGTTCGCGATCCACCCCCGCTCGTCGGTCCGCTTCGAGGGCACCCACCCGAAGGTCGTCTACCACAAGGACGGCATCGGCACCCACTGCTTCCGCCCGGCGAGCGCGGGCGACGAACCGCCGGAGAACCACCGGGGCACCTGGCAGTACCCGCCGCTGGTCGGCTGGAACGGCTACCCGCCGGGGCTGCGCGAGAAGCTCGCCGCCCACGACTTCGGCAGCGCCCACTTCGGCCTCAAGGACGGCAGCTTCGCCTCGCACCTCGCCGCGGCCAAGCCGTCCGGCATCCCCTTCGACCCGAACGGATGA
- a CDS encoding TauD/TfdA family dioxygenase, whose product MTTDSRAGTDREHPGKPEVHPVAGHIGADITGVDLAGDLDEETAALIRAAVLRWKVVFFRGQRLDHAGHVALARRFGEPVVLPRRGSASPADFPEIETTADRLELGGRFGMDHDEWLRRRRHTLLRGWHCDHGARVDPPAATILRAETVPPYGGDTTWANLAAAYAGLSAPVREFADRLRAEHRLGVGYQPRPGDDAYVRHLLDHQTATEHPLVRVHPETGERVLFVNGYYVEQIAGLSRPESRAVLDMLLEQATRPEYTVRLRWEPGTVAFWDNRATIHLAPADTAHLDHPRIMHRVMLAGDVPAGVDGTPSRPLTGTAPGRW is encoded by the coding sequence ATGACGACGGACAGCCGCGCCGGGACGGACCGCGAGCACCCGGGGAAGCCGGAGGTGCACCCCGTGGCCGGGCACATCGGGGCCGACATCACCGGGGTGGACCTCGCCGGGGACCTCGACGAGGAGACGGCCGCCTTGATCCGGGCGGCGGTGCTGCGCTGGAAGGTGGTCTTCTTCCGCGGCCAGCGCCTGGACCACGCCGGGCACGTGGCGCTGGCCCGCCGGTTCGGCGAACCGGTCGTCCTGCCCCGCCGGGGCTCGGCCTCCCCGGCGGACTTCCCCGAGATCGAGACGACCGCCGACCGCCTGGAACTCGGCGGCCGCTTCGGCATGGACCACGACGAATGGCTGCGGCGCCGCCGCCACACCCTGCTGCGCGGCTGGCACTGCGACCACGGCGCCCGCGTCGACCCGCCCGCCGCGACCATCCTGCGCGCCGAGACCGTCCCGCCCTACGGCGGCGACACCACCTGGGCGAACCTGGCCGCCGCCTACGCCGGACTGTCCGCCCCGGTGCGGGAGTTCGCCGACCGGCTGCGCGCCGAGCACCGGCTGGGCGTGGGCTACCAGCCCCGGCCCGGCGACGACGCCTATGTGCGCCACCTGCTGGACCACCAGACCGCCACCGAGCACCCGCTGGTGCGCGTCCACCCCGAGACGGGGGAGCGCGTCCTGTTCGTCAACGGCTACTACGTCGAGCAGATCGCCGGCCTGTCCCGCCCCGAGAGCCGGGCCGTCCTGGACATGCTGCTGGAGCAGGCCACCCGGCCCGAGTACACCGTGCGGCTGCGCTGGGAGCCGGGCACCGTGGCGTTCTGGGACAACCGGGCCACCATCCACCTCGCCCCCGCGGACACGGCCCACCTCGACCACCCGCGGATCATGCACCGCGTGATGCTCGCCGGTGACGTCCCGGCCGGCGTGGACGGCACGCCCTCCCGGCCGCTCACCGGCACCGCGCCGGGCCGCTGGTAG
- a CDS encoding RNA polymerase sigma factor SigF translates to MRTVGPRKPRSHDDAPETTRDFERLASLPDGPERRRLRDELVTAWLPMAERIAVRFRGRGEALEDLYQVAALGLVKAVDHYDPARGNAFEAYAVPTVTGEIKRHFRDHMWTLHVPRRVQDLRNRVRAAVKELSQTTPGRTPTVAEIAAHARLTEDEVRTGTEALECFSALSLEAEMPGTDGYALGDSIGGPDPAYDAVVDRVAVRPCLEALPERERLILYLRFFKGMTQSGIADQLGISQMHVSRLLSSCFAQVREELSSSDAG, encoded by the coding sequence ATGCGTACCGTCGGTCCCAGGAAGCCCCGCTCCCATGACGACGCCCCCGAGACGACCCGTGACTTCGAGCGTCTGGCCTCGCTGCCCGACGGACCGGAGCGCCGGAGGCTGCGCGACGAGCTGGTCACGGCGTGGCTGCCGATGGCCGAGCGCATCGCCGTCCGGTTCCGCGGCCGGGGAGAGGCCCTGGAGGACCTGTACCAGGTGGCGGCCCTGGGTCTGGTGAAGGCCGTCGACCACTACGATCCGGCGCGCGGGAACGCCTTCGAGGCGTACGCGGTGCCGACCGTCACGGGCGAGATCAAGCGTCACTTCCGCGACCACATGTGGACCCTGCACGTGCCGCGCCGGGTGCAGGACCTGCGCAACCGGGTGCGCGCCGCGGTGAAGGAGCTGTCGCAGACGACGCCGGGGCGGACGCCCACGGTCGCCGAGATCGCCGCGCACGCCCGGCTGACGGAGGACGAGGTGCGTACCGGGACGGAGGCGCTGGAGTGCTTCTCCGCGCTCTCGCTGGAGGCGGAGATGCCGGGCACCGACGGGTACGCGCTGGGCGACTCCATCGGCGGCCCGGACCCGGCCTACGACGCCGTCGTGGACCGGGTGGCGGTGCGGCCCTGTCTGGAGGCGCTGCCGGAGCGGGAGCGGCTCATCCTCTATCTGCGCTTCTTCAAGGGGATGACGCAGAGCGGCATCGCCGACCAGCTGGGCATCTCCCAGATGCACGTCTCCCGGCTGCTGAGCAGCTGTTTCGCCCAGGTGCGCGAGGAGCTGTCGTCGTCCGACGCCGGCTGA
- a CDS encoding ANTAR domain-containing protein has product MTMPTDGGADRILQLEREVRQLKDAVVSHAVVDQAIGMIVALGRVSPDQGWTVLKEVSQRTNIKLRSIADMILVWGRTGALPTEVRTVLEEVLDRLGPTRLPDVPPES; this is encoded by the coding sequence GTGACCATGCCCACGGACGGGGGCGCGGACCGGATCCTCCAGCTGGAGAGAGAAGTTCGGCAGCTGAAGGACGCGGTCGTCTCGCACGCGGTGGTGGACCAGGCCATCGGAATGATCGTCGCACTCGGGCGGGTCTCGCCCGACCAGGGCTGGACGGTGCTGAAGGAGGTGTCCCAGCGGACCAACATCAAGCTCCGCAGCATCGCCGACATGATCCTCGTCTGGGGACGCACGGGCGCGCTGCCGACCGAGGTCCGCACGGTCCTCGAGGAGGTCCTCGACCGCCTCGGCCCCACCCGCCTCCCGGACGTCCCCCCGGAGTCCTGA